Proteins from one Podospora pseudoanserina strain CBS 124.78 chromosome 1, whole genome shotgun sequence genomic window:
- a CDS encoding hypothetical protein (EggNog:ENOG503P273; COG:A): MERILDRSLDEILADRKQNNRGGNRGNRGGNSSNSRDGRPRRRDNNNNSDNRSDYPRDGVRKSFRDEAPRNLDTYFDPSARVKDTGRKIDGFRSEWVHDRYEDHGSRRSAPRRRNSNEYSGDSRGSKIRVDNIHYELTQEELEGLFSSIGPLVKLEMKYDRAGRSEGTAFVTYQSSHDAAQAIKEFDGANAAGQPIRLTMMPTGPRRNPFDTAINPRPLAERITVPSGRSRSLSPHRQSDEEAARKGIDRYRPGASRSRSPMPPRRREGGGGGRRQGGGGRRERGGGRRDDGGRGGGEKSERRPKKTQEELDAEMEDYFGGGGAQQNDAAPAANGAAAQQQTDGDIDMIE, from the exons ATGGAACGTATTCTCGACCGCAGCCTTGACGAGATCCTTGCCGACCGCAAGCAG AACAACAGAGGAGGCAATCGGGGAAACCGCggcggcaacagcagcaattCCCGGGACGGTCGTCCCCGTAGGcgcgacaacaacaacaacagcgacAATCGGTCGGATTATCCCAGGGATGGCGTAAGAAAG TCTTTCAGAGACGAAGCGCCTCGCAACCTCGACAC ATATTTCGACCCATCGGCCCGGGTTAAAGACACAGGCCGGAAAATTGACGGATTCCGCAGCGAATGGGTTCATGACAGATATGAGGATCATG GGAGCCGCCGATCTGCTCCGAGAAGACGAAACTCGAACGAGTACTCTGG CGACTCGAGAGGCAGCAAGATCCGTGTGGATAATATCCACTATGAGTTGACGCaagaggagttggag GGACTCTTTTCCAGCATTGGCCCTCTCGTCAAGTTGGAGATGAAGTATGACCGCGCCGGCCGCTCAGAGGGTACAGCGTTTGTCACGTACCAGTCATCCCACGACGCTGCACAGGCAATCAAGGAGTTTGACGGTGCCAACGCTGCCGGCCAGCCAATCCGCCTTACCATGATGCCTACGGGCCCAAGGCGCAACCCATTTGATACTGCGATCAACCCTCGCCCGCTTGCCGAGCGTATCACGGTCCCGAGCGGCAGATCCCGCTCGCTTTCGCCCCATCGCCAGtctgatgaggaggccgCTCGCAAGGGCATCGACAGATACCGACCTGGCGCCAGCCGTTCGCGCAGCCCTATGCCCCCGAGACGTcgtgaaggaggtggaggtggccggAGACAGGGCGGGGGTGGCCGTCGGGAGCGTGGAGGTGGTAGACGTGACGACGGCGGgcgtggcggtggtgagaagtCTGAGAGACGTCCAAAGAAGACCCAAGAAGAGTTGGAcgccgagatggaggattactttggcggtggtggtgctcagCAGAACGATGCGGCTCCTGCTGCGAATGGTGCGGCGGCTCAGCAGCAGACTGACGGGGACATTGACATGATTGAGTAG
- a CDS encoding hypothetical protein (EggNog:ENOG503P12I; COG:S) — MADLPDFDALRGRHLGLIGVISMGDMGSGVARLLMAHNYAVLTNVSDRSEDTKSRALSAGAVLLPSDELLVNHSDLILSIVPPAEAYSTAERVVKAWDRKETELVYADLNAVSPSTLLSISSLFTGVKFIDGSILGGPPSFVDGSWTKPIIPTSGPFSLSDIFPGLGEVLGEKQISPELGQASGLKMVFASLSKGYAAVALQSVTTAHQLGVLPELLESVNELQGEAAGKKLEQAVTGLAPKAGRWVREMEEIGKTHRENGNWEEWEGIFEAAAKVYELVAKGTVLGGERIGKRERGTTVEGVAEAVGRGWGGGRRRRNERGRCDMGEWT, encoded by the exons ATGGCAGACCTCCCCGACTTTGACGCCCTCCGGGGCAGGCACCTCGGCCTAATAGGGGTCATCTCCATGGGGGACATGGGAAGCGGGGTCGCGCGGTTGCTGATGGCGCATAATTATGCTGTGTTGACCAATGTTTCCGACAGGAG CGAGGACACCAAATCCCGCGCGCTCTCCGCCGgcgccgtcctcctcccctctgaCGAGTTACTAGTCAACCACTCGGACCTCATCCTGTCCATTGTCCCCCCTGCCGAAGCCTACTCGACcgcggagagggtggtgaaagCGTGGGATAGGAAGGAGACGGAGCTGGTTTATGCTGATTTGAATGCTGTCTCCCCTTCTACCCTGCtgtccatctcctcccttttcACTGGTGTCAAATTCATCGACGGCTCCATCCTCGGCGGCCCCCCCTCTTTTGTCGATGGCAGTTGGACGAAACCGATCATCCCCACCTCCGGCCCGTTTTCTCTCTCGGATATCTTCCCTGGCCTCGGTGAGGTCCTCGGGGAAAAACAAATCTCCCCCGAACTAGGCCAGGCAAGCGGCCTGAAAATGGTCTTCGCCTCCTTATCGAAAGGTTACGCGGCCGTGGCACTCCAGTCAGTGACCACCGCTCACCAGTTGGGCGTCCTACCCGAACTATTGGAGTCGGTCAATGAACTCCAGGGTGAGGCAGCGGGGAAGAAACTGGAACAAGCTGTTACTGGGCTGGCTCCCAAGGCGGGCAGGTGGGttagggagatggaggagattggaAAGACTCATAGGGAGAATGGAAATTGggaagagtgggaggggATTTTCGAGGCTGCGGCGAAGGTATATGAGCTTGTGGCGAAGGGGAcggtgttgggaggggaaaggattgggaagagggaaagggggacgacggtggagggggttgctgaggcggtggggaggggttggggaggaggaaggagaaggaggaatgagagggggaggtgtgaTATGGGCGAATGGAcatga
- a CDS encoding hypothetical protein (EggNog:ENOG503P5YE), with product MLPANFLRRVAGCGGGVIGGRALSSSFPGRRVVSVTHGHSHISSSHKSHHGCHNIGQQRRMIQSLLARHKCVTVGLGSLELSSSMSTAELKKRVISAVAQSLRVSSTDDAAVVLVSRSLAPWLEDQAFMAGLLEATTSDETGRELSVLSAAVDEVPRFQGAPSSSEGLSVLRGSSTRVLPGLWEVGSNQTFSPSQQPSFLELRLPGLQPKAEPLQVTVPLANTIFTTGKSHALFASKWRHDPAAARKGLSMAASVEKTTQTILLPGYDQSSASTVYTALVPVTRPHKIVAGLGNILRQVEVGVKPEPASKELEAIIPALLKKRLEHSESDELTYSGPVGVWALIMPEGAVDQFPIPNPLDVQNYDPSSEWDLVHQTSQAMDGLIAAGCQVRKILSGGGGWGLKQGLLSLDPNTRYAREEHEDMESFIRSFKREDAIGGIVTPGSYVQFFTEAIPPSEKTRLKLAWPSDRPTFAIGTSGGKTSEEVETFPDLFGAVSSEGVYISSEENAAITTKLDAPQSYVVSHASEE from the exons ATGCTGCCGGCTAATTTTCTCCGACGGGTAGcgggttgtggtgggggagtaATAGGGGGGAGGGCTCTGTCGTCGTCTTTTCCTGGACGACGCGTTGTTTCTGTCACTCATGGCCACAGtcacatcagcagcagccacaagAGTCATCATGGCTGTCATAATATCGGTCAGCAAAGACGGATGATACAGAGCCTGCTGGCCAGGCACAAGTGTGTCACTGTTGGCCTTGGCTCATTAGAGttgtcctcctccatgtcaaCAGCCGAGTTGAAG AAAAGAGTCATTTCTGCTGTTGCTCAGAGCTTGCGCGTCTCGTCGACGGATGACGCTGCTGTGGTTCTTGTGTCCAGGTCACTAGCCCCTTGGCTGGAGGATCAGGCGTTTATGGCTGGGCTGCTCGAGGCTACGACCTCTGAtgagacggggagggagctcAGCGTCTTGAGTGCGGCGGTGGATGAAGTTCCACGGTTTCAGGGCGCTCCAAGTTCTTCCGAGGGTTTGTCTGTTTTGCGCGGAAGTTCTACCCGGGTGCTCCCCGGTCTGTGGGAAGTCGGGAGCAACCAGACCTTCTCACCTTCACAGCAACCGTCCTTCCTCGAGCTCCGTCTCCCTGGGCTCCAACCAAAAGCAGAGCCTCTCCAGGTCACGGTCCCTCTTGCCAATACCATCTTTACCACCGGGAAGTCCCACGCTCTTTTTGCGAGCAAATGGCGCCATGATCCCGCTGCGGCCCGAAAAGGCCTGAGCATGGCGGCCAGTGTCGAAAAGACAACACAGACTATCCTTCTTCCAGGGTACGATCAATCCTCGGCGAGTACCGTGTACACAGCACTTGTACCAGTCACGCGCCCACACAAGATTGTTGCCGGCCTGGGAAACATCCTTCGACAGGTCGAGGTGGGGGTCAAGCCAGAGCCGGCGTCCAAGGAACTTGAGGCGATCATTCCCGCACTTCTCAAGAAGCGCCTGGAGCACTCCGAGTCGGACGAGCTGACGTATAGTGGGCCTGTAGGCGTCTGGGCCTTGATCATGCCCGAGGGTGCCGTCGATCAgtttcccatcccaaacccccttgaCGTGCAGAACTATGATCCATCTAGCGAGTGGGACTTGGTACATCAAACCTCGCAGGCCATGGACGGGCTAATAGCTGCCGGGTGCCAGGTGCGCAAGATCC tcagcggcggcggcggctggggTCTCAAGCAAGGCCTCCTGTCACTTGATCCAAACACAAGATACGCAAGAGAAGAGCACGAAGACATGGAGAGCTTTATCCGGTCTTTCAAGCGCGAGGATGCCATCGGCGGTATTGTCACGCCGGGCTCCTACGTCCAGTTCTTCACCGAGGCCATCCCCCCATCAGAAAAGACAAGGCTAAAGCTGGCCTGGCCTTCTGACCGCCCTACCTTTGCCATTGGAACATCTGGCGGGAAGACGtcagaggaggtggagactTTCCCCGACCTCTTTGGTGCTGTCTCTTCAGAGGGTGTCTACATCTCTTCGGAAGAGAACGCCGCCATAACGACCAAGCTAGACGCGCCACAATCTTATGTGGTATCTCACGCGAGTGAGGAATAA
- the VAS1 gene encoding valine--tRNA ligase (EggNog:ENOG503NXM3; COG:J), with product MATNSSRGNPIGARDGPKTSTGAEVPPIGEDTKQDLAETSTAEATGEHVPGQDPTVEAGTTEEGAAAAAAVPAEAAEEEGEQEETKSKKKH from the coding sequence ATGgcaaccaactcctcccgCGGCAACCCGATCGGCGCCCGCGACGGCCCCAAGACCTCCACCGGCGCAGAGGTGCCCCCGATCGGGGAGGACACGAAGCAAGACCTCGCCGAGacctccaccgccgaggCCACCGGCGAGCACGTCCCCGGTCAGGATCCCACTGTCGAGGCTGGAACGACAGAAGagggggctgctgctgctgctgctgttcctgcTGAagctgcggaggaggagggtgagcaggaggagacgaagagcaagaagaagcattGA
- a CDS encoding hypothetical protein (COG:S; EggNog:ENOG503NZWK), whose product MEIDDSGDTGDGRRLSIEKKPIIITDAIIDDEDDEPSAFERLPDEIIQQILQETDPNGFASLALLNSKWRSVAQQAHLYAHHLSNCPSYAMSHSGPVKVDSEDDLPKLKRQFAKEVKRNLFEAYLRPNETVIKVISNSISSSSCPGGEGIQFSASPKGHHILAYNSSRIHVVDVRGAEIAVTREFKILRRPAATCINDQGTMLAVLLTEMQVDIYHLTQSPPKRTHSMILDHSPRAIALSPCGSVLAAAYEGGIEVSSLNQTAMATDRRAVKCDGVDALTFSFDGTQILGTTVHSSQPNTVILTAPYYDPGSHMESDDISALWTTSILFPNTSRDCSHAVLLQNGKYEEAAWTFTYDRSFETFRAVRIDDLRNGTTYFTGPVPNTESQTRLIPCTLPAASYYGELVSAGFQGKDIWLYGVPEDLDAVPDTTSAAAENNSGNGGLLRRNSGPSMRAASRVQENEARVPQWQILCDKLRNTFVGGYKIAELEGVSTVKFVADFADSCIKERLVITARGVTPNISVADEEGIDFVDGGRITLLDFDYSVTNGVIKEFTIDVGTREPEVLEEEHRDMETEVAIVRRRTVAQKRGSRAVSTVMRSATTAAPRPPPLPTQPSSSTQKEDEDDPLVPRRVGTVPPRRNGPPSTVDEGGETESMLEEQEALDAPYSQGDPRSGTTLRRAATAAANNRRLQPQQAAAGPVEYRRADGRAEHPHESDADNWVPPPPPYQKEDPGDLPAFLRHTAVLPAGAGVQTHNGKLQVDTADRQAARMSSASMFQPRRSQTVTTTTNNRHSSPNPPVPPVPPLPSLDIIPPVPALPAGIMGSPLPPPPRIMASHERNSSSGSLSVQNPVVRPGSSSSRFLDGDNIYDVSPPDSPALAPVRQHVSREPSGSPAENDPSPPVRASMLFVSPPTAGQGDFAGSGPSPFAGQAARVSPETGLPGASETNMASSSSVTNALVPPSHRPVVASEEPPAVRRLSISRTWPTQPVPINTAAVSDGYPYSAPVPGNGTDGTMSRSFPPLPRPDQISNLGNGNHRFSGHFQLPPRVPVAVAGPHSAHPAMTMDEHLPQPQQPWRRTSYQRPVSQQQHYSFPLQGGGGGGSPPYHRSCHSRATIHEPQPRRPSDIVTSGPLVQQQPQEDMPLIISTPKGVQGAFDAPGSFSSTQQRAETPILAPVPRHPRPVTQSSILMPRQVPERLDTIFSLSDNGQQQQQQHHHQFLNHPPPVPGSSSGGGLSGFARRVPSLNRKPSRAERSAAKNIADAKKRGWSGMTVRSKSRRGRGKKKQEMDAMSTVAWTNVEGNNVTWQRGQGQGQGGKEKDKKCVVM is encoded by the coding sequence GCCCAGCAGGCGCATCTCTATGCCCATCACTTGTCGAACTGTCCCTCGTATGCCATGAGCCACAGTGGCCCAGTCAAGGTCGATAGCGAAGATGACCTGCCAAAACTCAAACGACAGTTTGCAAAAGAGGTGAAGCGCAACCTCTTCGAAGCGTACTTGCGCCCCAATGAGACCGTCATCAAGGTCATATCCAACTCCATCAGCTCATCGTCCTGTCCCGGAGGCGAGGGCATCCAATTCAGTGCCTCACCAAAAGGCCATCACATCTTGGCTTATAACTCTTCCAGAATacatgttgttgatgtcagAGGCGCCGAGATTGCAGTAACAAGAGAATTCAAGATTCTGAGGCGGCCAGCGGCGACATGTATCAATGATCAGGGGACAATGCTCGCGGTGCTATTGACGGAAATGCAAGTGGACATCTACCACCTAACGCAGTCACCACCAAAGCGAACGCACTCCATGATTTTAGACCACAGCCCACGCGCCATCGCCTTGTCACCATGCGGGTCAGTACTAGCGGCCGCTTACGAAGGTGGAATCGAGGTCTCTTCGCTGAACCAGACCGCCATGGCCACCGACCGGAGAGCTGTCAAGTGTGATGGCGTCGATGCTTTGACCTTTTCGTTTGATGGAACTCAAATTCTTGGGACGACAGTTCACTCATCCCAACCGAATACCGTGATACTCACAGCACCTTACTACGACCCCGGAAGCCATATGGAGTCCGATGATATCAGCGCTTTGTGGACGACATCGATCTTGTTTCCCAACACCAGTCGGGATTGCAGTCACGCCGTTTTGTTACAGAATGGGAAATACGAGGAAGCAGCATGGACTTTTACCTACGACCGTAGCTTCGAGACCTTCCGAGCCGTGCGTATTGACGATCTGAGGAACGGTACAACCTATTTCACAGGGCCAGTTCCCAATACCGAATCGCAGACCAGGCTCATTCCATGTACACTTCCGGCTGCCTCTTATTATGGAGAGCTGGTTTCGGCAGGGTTTCAGGGGAAGGATATCTGGCTGTATGGTGTTCCTGAGGACCTTGACGCCGTGCCGGATACCACCAGTGCGGCTGCGGAGAACAACTCGGGCAATGGTGGGCTTCTACGACGAAATAGCGGTCCATCGATGCGGGCAGCTTCACGGGTTCAGGAGAATGAGGCTCGGGTGCCCCAATGGCAGATTCTATGCGACAAACTGCGCAACACGTTCGTGGGAGGATACAAGATTGCTGAGCTCGAAGGTGTAAGCACTGTCAAGTTCGTGGCCGATTTTGCAGACTCGTGCATAAAAGAGCGATTGGTAATCACTGCCCGTGGCGTCACGCCTAATATCTCTGTCgcggacgaggagggcatCGATTTTGTAGATGGCGGCCGGATCACTCTTCTCGACTTCGACTACAGCGTAACCAACGGGGTTATCAAGGAGTTTACCATCGACGTAGGAACGAGGGAGCCCGAAGTGCTGGAGGAAGAGCATCGTGATATGGAGACCGAAGTGGCCATCGTTCGTCGGAGGACTGTCGCTCAGAAAAGGGGCAGCAGGGCTGTGTCTACTGTCATGCGCAGCGCAACAACTGCTGCTCCTCGCCCACCACCGTTGCCTACccagccctcctcttcaacacaaaaggaagatgaggatgacccCTTGGTTCCTCGTCGAGTAGGTACCGTCCCACCTCGCCGCAATGGTCCACCGTCGACAGTCGATGAAGGCGGAGAGACAGAATCTATGCTCGAAGAACAAGAGGCCCTCGATGCGCCCTATTCCCAAGGAGACCCGCGCTCAGGGACCACTCTTCGCCGTGCGGCTACCGCCGCTGCCAACAACCGCCGGTTGCAGCCACAACAAGCAGCCGCAGGACCGGTCGAATATCGCAGAGCTGATGGTCGAGCTGAGCATCCCCATGAGAGTGATGCGGACAACTGggttcctccaccaccaccgtacCAGAAAGAAGACCCCGGCGACCTCCCAGCTTTCCTTCGACACACGGCCGTTTTGCCTGCAGGTGCCGGTGTTCAGACCCATAACGGCAAGCTACAGGTCGACACAGCAGACAGGCAAGCTGCACGCATGTCGTCAGCCTCTATGTTCCAGCCCCGTCGCAGCCAGActgtcaccaccactaccaatAATCGTCATTCTTCGCCAAACCCGCCCGTTCCCCCTGTCCCACCACTTCCATCGCTCGATATAATCCCGCCGGTACCGGCTCTCCCGGCAGGCATTATGGGCTcaccactgccgccgcctcctcgaATCATGGCCTCTCACGAACGAAACAGCAGCTCGGGGTCGCTTTCGGTGCAAAATCCCGTTGTGCGGCCAGGTTCCAGCAGCTCACGCTTCCTAGATGGTGACAACATCTATGATGTTTCACCGCCAGACTCGCCTGCTCTGGCACCGGTAAGGCAACATGTATCCCGAGAACCTAGTGGCAGCCCGGCAGAGAACGATCCGTCGCCACCCGTTCGAGCCAGCATGTTGTTTGTGTCACCTCCCACGGCCGGTCAAGGGGACTTTGCCGGTTCCGGTCCCAGCCCCTTTGCCGGTCAAGCTGCCCGTGTTTCTCCAGAAACGGGCCTTCCAGGGGCTAGTGAGACGAATATggcgtcgtcctcgtcggtcACCAATGCGTTGGTGCCACCGAGTCACCGACCAGTAGTCGCGTCGGAGGAACCCCCAGCTGTGAGACGCTTGTCCATCTCGAGGACCTGGCCAACGCAGCCAGTACCAATTAACACGGCTGCGGTATCCGACGGCTACCCGTACTCGGCTCCTGTTCCTGGCAACGGGACCGACGGTACTATGTCTCGGTCGTTCCCGCCTCTGCCCCGGCCCGATCAGATCTCGAATCTTGGGAACGGTAACCATCGGTTCTCTGGCCACTTTCAGCTGCCACCGCGTGTTCCCGTGGCGGTGGCAGGTCCACATTCTGCCCACCCTGCCATGACTATGGATGAGCATCTGCCGCAACCTCAGCagccgtggaggaggacctCGTACCAACGACCTGTatcacagcagcaacattATTCTTTCCCCTTgcagggaggaggcggtggcggttcACCGCCGTATCATCGATCGTGTCACTCCCGCGCTACGATTCATGAGCCCCAGCCGAGGAGGCCGTCGGATATTGTTACCTCGGGGCCTTTggttcagcagcagcctcaggAGGACATGCCGCTTATTATTTCGACGCCAAAGGGTGTTCAGGGGGCATTTGATGCGCCTGGGTCGTTTTCGTCAACTCAACAAAGGGCGGAGACGCCGATTTTGGCGCCGGTGCCGAGGCATCCTAGGCCTGTCACGCAGTCGTCCATACTTATGCCACGGCAGGTGCCAGAGAGGTTGGATACTATTTTCAGTTTGTCAGATAAcgggcaacaacagcagcagcaacatcatcatcagttTTTGAATCATCCGCCCCCTGTGCCGGGGTCGTcgagtggtggggggttgagtggGTTTGCGAGGAGGGTGCCGAGTCTGAATAGGAAGCCGAGTAGAGCAGAGAGGTCGGCGGCCAAGAACATTGCTGAtgcgaagaagagggggtggagtggGATGACGGTTAGGAGTAAGAgtagaagggggagggggaagaagaagcaagagaTGGATGCGATGAGTACGGTTGCGTGGACGAATGTTGAAGGGAATAATGTTACTTGGCAGAGGGGGCAgggtcaagggcaaggggggaaggagaaggataaGAAGTGTGTGGTAatgtga